One genomic segment of Desulfovibrio sp. JC010 includes these proteins:
- the feoB gene encoding ferrous iron transport protein B, translating into MHKIDRIAIAGVPNCGKTTLFNALTGARQKVGNWPGVTVEKIEGTFSMSGTKVELVDLPGTYNLSPDTEDQKVAERVIRSGEYDLIVNVVDATNLSRNLFLTMDLKERTDQIVILLNMLDVAENEGLDIDVDKLSKELDIPVIPVIAVDKNSVTKAAQALSDATQNLPDHDSHPTRQEVMDTVEKYNYIDTIYSKVLKEKKDRSQNFTNRVDNIVMNKFAAIPVFLVSMFLTFWFAIGLGSVFIDFFDIMAGLFFIDIPAELLAGIGAPEWISVPLGGIGAGIQTVATFIPVVFFMFLALAILEDFGYMARVAVVADRFMRKIGLPGSAFIPMVVGFGCTVPAVMAARTLTSKRDRFMTIFMAPFMSCGARLPVYALFCVALFGAYSGLAVFLIYLSGLAMAIFTGFLLKNTLFKGSASHFVMDLPLYHIPRAGAVFKSAWLRMKGFVKRAGVIVVTAVFVLSMLNSVGIDNGRLTFGNEDSQNSVLSIAGKSISPIFEPMGIKEENWPASVALFTGLFAKEAIVGTVNSLYSSMDATASAPEAEAATAEEAGLDISGTVNEAFGTVIDGLVGAITSVDLLGIGLISEDSATVSEEIGADVSVYKHLAANFTVYSAFAYLLFVLMYFPCLAVIGATRQEMGGFYSAVMAMYCTALGWSVATLFYQIAEGRNVVYMGVALAILGGIYATLKYLGTREVEHEPQLKPLNL; encoded by the coding sequence ATGCATAAAATAGATAGAATCGCCATCGCAGGCGTACCCAACTGCGGTAAAACCACCCTCTTCAATGCACTCACCGGGGCACGACAGAAAGTCGGCAACTGGCCCGGTGTTACAGTAGAAAAGATCGAAGGAACATTCTCCATGTCCGGCACCAAAGTCGAACTTGTAGACTTGCCCGGCACCTACAATCTCAGCCCGGACACAGAGGATCAGAAGGTTGCAGAACGCGTTATCCGCAGCGGCGAATACGACCTGATCGTCAATGTGGTCGACGCCACCAACCTTTCCCGCAACCTCTTCCTGACCATGGACCTCAAAGAACGCACAGACCAGATCGTTATCCTGCTCAACATGCTTGATGTTGCGGAAAACGAAGGTCTGGATATCGACGTGGATAAACTAAGTAAGGAACTGGACATTCCGGTAATACCGGTCATTGCGGTTGATAAGAATTCTGTCACAAAAGCTGCGCAGGCTCTCTCTGACGCTACGCAGAATCTTCCGGACCACGACTCCCACCCCACCCGTCAGGAAGTGATGGATACAGTTGAAAAATACAACTATATCGACACCATTTACAGCAAAGTACTCAAAGAGAAGAAAGACCGCAGCCAGAACTTCACCAACCGGGTGGATAACATTGTCATGAACAAGTTTGCGGCAATCCCCGTATTCCTTGTTTCCATGTTCCTGACCTTCTGGTTCGCCATTGGACTCGGTTCTGTATTCATCGACTTTTTCGATATCATGGCCGGACTTTTTTTCATTGATATCCCTGCAGAACTGCTGGCAGGAATCGGTGCTCCGGAATGGATCAGCGTACCCCTCGGCGGCATCGGTGCCGGTATCCAGACCGTAGCCACCTTCATCCCGGTGGTATTCTTCATGTTCCTTGCGCTGGCTATCCTTGAAGACTTCGGTTACATGGCCCGCGTTGCTGTTGTTGCCGACCGCTTCATGCGCAAAATAGGCTTGCCCGGCTCTGCATTCATCCCCATGGTTGTGGGCTTCGGCTGCACAGTACCCGCAGTAATGGCTGCCAGAACCCTGACCTCCAAACGCGACCGTTTCATGACCATTTTCATGGCCCCGTTCATGTCCTGCGGTGCACGTCTGCCTGTGTACGCCCTGTTCTGCGTGGCCCTGTTCGGAGCATATTCCGGTCTGGCGGTATTCCTTATCTACCTGTCCGGCCTTGCCATGGCTATTTTCACCGGATTCCTGCTTAAAAACACCCTCTTCAAAGGCTCCGCTTCACACTTTGTGATGGACCTGCCCCTTTATCACATTCCCAGAGCCGGTGCGGTATTCAAAAGTGCATGGCTGCGCATGAAGGGTTTTGTTAAACGCGCCGGGGTGATTGTTGTAACAGCTGTATTCGTGCTCTCCATGCTCAACTCCGTGGGTATTGATAACGGCAGACTGACCTTTGGCAATGAAGATTCCCAGAACTCCGTACTCTCTATTGCCGGAAAATCCATCTCCCCGATTTTCGAACCCATGGGCATCAAGGAAGAGAACTGGCCAGCATCCGTTGCCCTGTTCACCGGACTTTTCGCCAAGGAAGCAATTGTGGGCACAGTAAACTCCCTCTACTCCTCCATGGACGCAACCGCTTCTGCCCCTGAAGCCGAAGCAGCAACCGCAGAAGAAGCAGGACTCGACATAAGCGGAACTGTGAATGAGGCATTCGGGACCGTGATTGACGGCCTTGTGGGCGCGATCACTTCCGTGGACCTGCTCGGAATCGGACTGATCAGCGAAGACAGTGCCACTGTGTCCGAAGAAATCGGTGCCGACGTATCTGTCTACAAACACCTTGCAGCCAACTTCACTGTCTACTCCGCTTTCGCCTACCTGCTCTTCGTACTTATGTACTTCCCCTGCCTCGCTGTAATCGGGGCCACCAGACAGGAAATGGGCGGATTCTACTCTGCAGTGATGGCTATGTACTGCACCGCATTGGGCTGGTCAGTGGCTACCCTGTTCTACCAGATTGCTGAAGGTAGAAACGTTGTTTACATGGGAGTTGCACTCGCTATTCTCGGTGGCATCTATGCGACCCTCAAATATCTGGGAACACGTGAAGTAGAGCACGAGCCGCAATTAAAACCTTTAAATTTGTAA
- a CDS encoding FeoA family protein, whose amino-acid sequence MTKNINLSKILEGRTYAVLGFESETSDYAHKLRKMGFIEGTRIALAPIKISDPMIFEIRGSRVALRKNEADQIKVEEV is encoded by the coding sequence ATGACTAAAAATATAAATCTTTCCAAGATACTTGAAGGACGCACCTACGCTGTGCTCGGGTTTGAAAGCGAAACTTCAGACTATGCACATAAACTTCGCAAAATGGGATTCATCGAAGGCACCCGCATCGCACTCGCTCCCATCAAAATTTCTGACCCCATGATCTTTGAAATCCGCGGCAGCCGTGTGGCCCTGCGCAAAAATGAAGCTGACCAGATCAAAGTAGAGGAAGTTTAA
- a CDS encoding MFS transporter, with translation MNFYRGEGRMAVVDESGEVAARSVQDYIDETPYWADGTVAPSSPMTVMQWRIWFLASAGKFFEGMVVFMTGVALPLIVSEFNLGAMEKGTVSAATLFGILIGATVLGGLADHYGRKKMFIVEMVLFVACLVALVFSPNYIFLVIFLFGMGLALGCDYPTAHMVISESIPSTDRGRLVLSAFAFQAVGALVGTAIGYLILYKAPELSAWRYMYGAAIIPAILVVVGRFYIPDSSHWLVAKGRIKEAEEALHSLLYREPHYPKVIKIAPPVENGNGGDKEESKGTYADLFKGKSFRATVLASVPWFLQDLGTYGIGIFTPTILASVLGAKAVHARNVADLIHNDMLAAKGAAFIDVLLLVGILAAVLMADKVGRIKLQVVGFIGCAIGLLLASMSMTMDPDSSMSITLLFSGFMLFSFMTNMGPNAITYLLAGEVFPTKIRGKGAGFAASFAKVGAVATAFFFPVLLKDFGTGPILGFLVVCSIIGAIVTWMFRIETSGVNLEDL, from the coding sequence ATGAATTTTTATCGGGGAGAAGGCCGTATGGCTGTTGTTGATGAATCCGGCGAAGTTGCTGCCAGATCTGTGCAGGATTACATAGATGAGACTCCTTATTGGGCAGACGGCACTGTTGCGCCCTCTTCGCCCATGACTGTTATGCAGTGGAGAATCTGGTTTCTTGCTTCAGCTGGTAAATTTTTTGAGGGCATGGTTGTGTTCATGACCGGGGTGGCCCTGCCGCTCATCGTGAGTGAATTCAATCTCGGAGCCATGGAAAAGGGTACGGTCAGTGCCGCAACCCTGTTCGGAATTCTTATTGGTGCTACAGTGCTCGGCGGTCTGGCCGACCATTACGGTCGTAAGAAGATGTTTATTGTGGAGATGGTTCTTTTTGTGGCCTGTCTGGTGGCATTGGTATTCAGCCCCAACTATATTTTTCTGGTAATTTTTCTTTTCGGCATGGGACTGGCTCTGGGGTGTGACTACCCTACAGCGCATATGGTTATTTCCGAGTCCATCCCCAGTACGGATCGCGGGCGGTTGGTGCTGAGTGCTTTTGCATTTCAGGCAGTCGGTGCCCTTGTGGGGACTGCCATCGGGTATCTTATCCTGTATAAAGCCCCGGAACTGAGTGCATGGAGATACATGTACGGGGCGGCCATTATTCCGGCTATTCTTGTGGTCGTGGGCAGGTTTTATATTCCTGACAGCAGTCACTGGCTGGTTGCCAAGGGCCGGATCAAGGAAGCGGAAGAGGCCCTCCATTCGCTGCTGTACCGTGAACCTCATTATCCCAAGGTCATCAAGATCGCCCCACCTGTTGAAAACGGAAACGGTGGAGACAAAGAGGAAAGCAAAGGCACTTATGCCGATCTTTTCAAAGGTAAGAGCTTCCGGGCTACCGTCCTCGCGTCTGTTCCGTGGTTCCTGCAGGATCTGGGAACATACGGGATCGGGATTTTTACCCCCACTATTCTGGCTTCTGTTCTCGGTGCCAAGGCTGTGCATGCCCGAAATGTGGCGGACCTGATTCATAATGATATGCTGGCAGCCAAGGGTGCGGCTTTCATTGATGTTCTCCTGCTTGTGGGAATCCTCGCCGCAGTATTGATGGCTGATAAAGTAGGGCGTATCAAGTTGCAGGTTGTGGGATTCATCGGTTGTGCCATCGGGCTGCTTCTGGCTTCTATGTCCATGACAATGGACCCCGATTCCTCCATGTCCATAACCCTGCTTTTCAGTGGATTCATGCTCTTCAGTTTTATGACCAACATGGGTCCCAATGCCATCACCTATCTGCTGGCCGGGGAAGTCTTTCCCACTAAAATCAGGGGGAAGGGTGCAGGATTCGCGGCTTCGTTTGCCAAGGTCGGTGCGGTTGCAACGGCATTTTTCTTCCCGGTTCTGCTCAAGGATTTCGGAACCGGACCGATTCTGGGGTTTCTGGTGGTTTGTTCAATCATCGGGGCAATTGTGACCTGGATGTTTCGTATTGAAACCAGCGGGGTCAATCTGGAAGATTTGTAA
- a CDS encoding type I restriction enzyme HsdR N-terminal domain-containing protein — protein sequence MHETSMGGTLRDYLSGEEIEETTYEEFRQALAKLLVEELGYPKESLKAKIDLCFEIDGEEMCRTIDLVVYDKNDQPILMVMFCAGDVGSYEREAVCAGKLFQGGPVPYVVISDSMDAFLLDAVSGKTLAHGMKSVPNWDELLKMTADYKREPLPAEKRTKIERIFYTYTGFLQGTCCSDSCSLPPKK from the coding sequence ATGCATGAAACAAGTATGGGTGGAACATTGCGTGATTATTTAAGTGGCGAAGAAATTGAAGAGACCACTTACGAGGAATTCCGTCAGGCACTGGCAAAGCTGCTGGTGGAAGAATTGGGCTACCCCAAAGAGTCGCTCAAAGCCAAGATCGACCTCTGTTTTGAAATAGACGGCGAGGAAATGTGCCGCACTATAGACCTTGTTGTTTATGATAAAAACGACCAGCCGATCCTTATGGTCATGTTCTGCGCCGGGGATGTGGGCAGCTATGAACGTGAAGCTGTCTGTGCTGGGAAGCTTTTTCAGGGCGGTCCGGTTCCTTACGTGGTCATTTCAGACTCCATGGACGCTTTCCTGCTTGATGCCGTTTCCGGCAAGACTCTGGCCCACGGCATGAAGTCTGTACCGAACTGGGACGAGCTGCTCAAGATGACCGCCGATTACAAGCGCGAACCGCTCCCGGCAGAAAAGCGGACCAAGATTGAACGCATTTTTTATACCTACACCGGATTCCTGCAGGGCACCTGCTGCAGTGATTCCTGTTCCCTGCCGCCTAAGAAGTAG
- a CDS encoding Orn/Lys/Arg decarboxylase N-terminal domain-containing protein: MKITKHMWPVLIVSAQFESNTGEGRRLRNLENELLTEQECSVCPSHSYEDAMEIFISRADIGAVVIDWDIRFEKDDEKEAPEHLVNAIRKRNKNIPIFLLTERIPMEDISTKILGQINECLWKSAETAEFLAGRIETHLVEYVRSVFPVFFGEMVKYSEAYKYAWHTPGHMGGEGFLKSPAGVAMHKFYGENVFRSDLSISVPELGSLLDHSGVVGDAENNSARAFGADHTFYVLNGTSNVNQIIWRSQLVRDDIAFVDRNCHKSLNYAMVITDAYPIYMVPRRNKRGIIGPCRLSEFSEETIQSKVRENKLIPEELKKQSIRMSALTNSTYDGVCYNVINIKKQLQKSVDNLHFDEAWYAYARFHPMYKDHFGMADDDRNEHHPPIFCSHSTHKLLTAFSQASMLHVRDGSDVKIDRDELNESYMMHGSTSPQYSMIASLDVATKMMQDSGEVLMHDTMIEAVNLRKKVSMIASEMNEQDSWFFEMWQPEKVLVGKGYKKFEDVPTEYLCTHQHPWVFSAEDNWHGFEDMEDEYAMLDPIKLTFTTPGLNHDGTMEDEGIPASIVTDYLINHGIVCEKTDYYSFLMLNSVGTNKAKQGSLLAGLLKFKEVYDANQPLDMVLPDLVKAYPETYSGVGVKDHCNAIHNYYKEHKLLDKMQAAFQVIPDQAIKPSEAYHAVVRKNVEYVELSEMQDRIPAVMVVPYPPGIPVIMGGEILNDKARPIFDYLTARQDFENVFPGYESDIHGVERVERDGKKFFKTMCLKK; encoded by the coding sequence ATGAAGATAACCAAACATATGTGGCCTGTTTTGATTGTTTCTGCTCAATTTGAATCCAATACGGGCGAAGGCCGCAGACTGCGGAATCTGGAGAATGAGTTGCTTACGGAACAGGAGTGCTCGGTATGCCCTTCCCACAGTTATGAGGATGCCATGGAAATTTTCATCTCCCGTGCAGATATCGGTGCAGTGGTAATTGACTGGGATATCCGTTTTGAAAAGGATGATGAAAAAGAAGCTCCTGAACATCTGGTCAATGCCATCCGTAAAAGAAATAAGAATATTCCCATTTTTCTGCTCACCGAGCGGATACCCATGGAGGATATTTCCACCAAGATTCTAGGGCAGATTAATGAATGCCTCTGGAAAAGTGCTGAAACAGCTGAATTTCTGGCCGGACGTATTGAAACTCATCTGGTTGAATATGTCCGTTCTGTCTTTCCGGTCTTTTTCGGGGAGATGGTCAAATACTCAGAAGCCTACAAATACGCATGGCACACCCCCGGACACATGGGCGGGGAAGGATTCCTCAAAAGCCCGGCCGGGGTGGCAATGCATAAATTCTACGGCGAGAACGTGTTCCGTTCCGACCTTTCCATCTCCGTTCCCGAACTTGGCTCGCTGCTGGATCATAGCGGGGTAGTCGGTGATGCTGAAAACAATTCCGCCCGTGCTTTCGGAGCAGACCATACCTTCTACGTCCTTAACGGAACCTCAAATGTCAACCAGATTATCTGGCGCAGCCAGCTGGTGCGGGACGACATCGCCTTTGTGGACCGCAACTGCCATAAATCCCTCAATTACGCTATGGTCATCACCGATGCCTATCCCATCTATATGGTGCCCAGACGAAATAAGCGCGGCATAATCGGTCCCTGCCGTCTGTCAGAATTTTCCGAGGAAACAATCCAGTCCAAGGTCCGTGAAAACAAGCTCATTCCCGAAGAATTGAAAAAGCAGAGCATACGCATGTCCGCTCTCACCAACTCCACCTATGACGGAGTCTGCTACAACGTCATCAACATCAAAAAGCAGCTCCAGAAGAGCGTGGACAACCTTCATTTTGATGAAGCGTGGTATGCTTATGCCCGTTTTCATCCCATGTATAAGGATCATTTCGGTATGGCTGATGATGACCGCAATGAACATCATCCGCCTATTTTCTGCTCCCATTCCACTCATAAGCTGCTGACCGCTTTTTCACAGGCTTCCATGCTTCATGTGCGTGATGGCAGCGATGTGAAGATTGACCGCGATGAGCTTAATGAATCTTACATGATGCACGGGTCCACTTCCCCGCAATACAGCATGATCGCCTCTCTCGATGTGGCCACCAAAATGATGCAGGACAGCGGTGAAGTGCTCATGCACGATACCATGATCGAGGCAGTGAATCTGCGAAAGAAAGTTTCCATGATCGCCAGTGAAATGAATGAACAGGACAGCTGGTTCTTTGAAATGTGGCAGCCGGAAAAAGTACTCGTGGGCAAGGGGTATAAGAAGTTTGAGGATGTTCCCACTGAATACCTTTGCACCCACCAGCATCCGTGGGTCTTTTCCGCCGAAGACAACTGGCACGGCTTCGAAGACATGGAAGATGAATACGCCATGCTCGATCCCATTAAACTGACTTTTACCACCCCCGGTCTCAACCATGACGGAACCATGGAAGATGAAGGTATTCCGGCTTCCATTGTTACCGACTACCTGATCAACCATGGTATCGTCTGCGAAAAAACCGATTACTATTCCTTCCTGATGCTCAATTCCGTGGGTACCAACAAGGCCAAGCAGGGCTCGCTGCTGGCCGGGCTGCTCAAGTTCAAGGAAGTTTACGACGCCAACCAGCCCCTTGATATGGTACTGCCCGATCTGGTCAAAGCATACCCGGAAACTTATTCAGGAGTAGGCGTAAAGGATCACTGCAACGCCATTCACAATTACTACAAAGAGCACAAGCTGCTTGATAAAATGCAGGCCGCTTTTCAGGTTATCCCGGATCAGGCCATCAAGCCTTCCGAAGCCTACCATGCCGTGGTCCGCAAGAATGTGGAATACGTGGAACTCTCCGAAATGCAGGACCGCATCCCGGCTGTAATGGTTGTTCCCTATCCTCCGGGCATCCCGGTAATTATGGGCGGGGAAATCCTTAACGACAAAGCACGGCCCATCTTTGATTACCTCACAGCCCGTCAGGATTTCGAAAATGTATTCCCCGGATATGAAAGCGATATCCATGGCGTGGAACGTGTTGAACGGGACGGTAAGAAGTTCTTTAAAACCATGTGCCTGAAGAAATAA